One segment of Leguminivora glycinivorella isolate SPB_JAAS2020 chromosome 12, LegGlyc_1.1, whole genome shotgun sequence DNA contains the following:
- the LOC125231835 gene encoding mediator of RNA polymerase II transcription subunit 10, whose amino-acid sequence MSSPLENLETQLEMFIENVRQIRIIVSDFQPQGQSVLNQKIQSLVTGLQEVDKLKSQVQDIHVPTEVFDYIDQGRNPQLYTKDCIDKALAKNEEVKGKIDSYKRFKSHLLSELGKTFPNEIAKYKAIRGGE is encoded by the exons atgtcGTCGCCTCTGGAAAACCTGGAGACTCAATTGGAAATGTTCATTGAGAACGTCCGTCAAATACGTATCATTGTCAGTGACTTTCAACCGCAGGGCCAGAGTGTCTTAAACCAAAAGAT TCAATCGCTCGTAACTGGCCTGCAGGAAGTCGATAAGCTGAAATCTCAAGTTCAAGACATCCATGTTCCTACAGAAGTATTTGA CTACATAGACCAGGGCCGCAACCCTCAACTCTACACCAAAGACTGCATTGACAAGGCCCTAGCCAAGAATGAGGAGGTGAAAGGCAAGATTGACTCCTATAAACGCTTCAAGAGTCACCTCCTTAGTGAACTCGGGAAAACCTTCCCTAACGAAATAGCTAAATATAAAGCTATTAGGGGTGGTGAATAA
- the LOC125231904 gene encoding THO complex subunit 1: MSEKMGFETLRAKYKDVLSKAFSTNNIDLLDSFSKNINESDRKAAMDQAFRDKLLELLTEDAETLESYVSFCIESCRRHMVTPTMPVVLLGDIFDALTLNKCEKMFTYVENGVNIWKEELFFVACKNNLLRMCNDLLRRLSRSQNTVFCGRILLFLAKFFPFSERSGLNIVSEFNLENVTEFGGDNTSTLKDSLDEEMMVEEKTKLNIDYNLYCRFWSLQDFFRNPNTCYNKIQWKTFVAHSGSVLSAFSSYKLEAIELQKSKMNRLKPVTDDEMQGTKEQHYFAKFLTNQKLLELQLSDSNFRRCVLIQFLILFQYLSSSVKFKMETQELKKDQTDWVKETTTLIYKLLGETPPDGQRFAECVQHILKREEHWNAWKNDGCPEFQKPKPPASGDDEIRKSKVRRRPVGDIIKEYEGQQKCYLGNNDLTKLWNLCPDNLSACRTKERDFMPSLQSYMATALEPGVGARRTADGAWGWRALRLLARRSPHFFIHTNTPIGRLPDYLADMVKRVTRDATLAESSSNGDAGVTIKQELKQEPTEEEVNEEQMEEVMIKEEDNNDMEQVPDSTNDEYDDKAARSRVTMLTPAQMDALCPALGDWKKLAAKLGYKPDEIQFFESENATDLLRAKNMLQLWCDDDEDASVENLLYIMEGLGMVEACEALKNAK, encoded by the exons ATGTCGGAGAAGATGGGATTCGAGACGTTACGAGCAAAGTACAAA GATGTGCTCTCAAAAGCTTTCAGCACCAATAACATTGACTTGCTTGACTCGTTCTCTAAGAACATTAACGAGTCGGATAGAAAAGCCGCTATGGACCAAGCATTTCGTGACAAACTTCTCGAGCTCCTAACTGAAGACGCGGAAACACTTGAGAGCTATGTAAGCTTCTGTATAGAATCCTGCAGACGGCACATGGTGACCCCAACGATGCCCGTCGTACTTCTGGGTGACATATTCGACGCTCTAACCTTAAATAAGTGTGAAAAAATGTTTACCTATGTTGAAAATGGCGTAAACATTTGGAAGGAAGAGCTATTCTTTGTTGCTTGCAAGAATAATTTACTAAGAATGTGCAACGATTTGCTACGGCGATTATCTCGGTCGCAGAACACTGTGTTTTGCGGAAGGATTCTTTTGTTTTTGGCTAAATTCTTCCCATTTTCTGAGCGTTCCGGTTTGAACATAGTGTCAGAATTTAATCTGGAGAATGTGACGGAATTTGGCGGTGACAATACAAGCACCCTAAAGGACTCTTTGGACGAAGAAATGATGGTGGAAGAGAAAACTAAGCTGAACATAGACTACAACTTGTATTGTAGGTTTTGGAGCCTGCAGGACTTTTTCAGGAATCCAAATACTTGTTATAACAAGATACAGTGGAAAACTTTTGTTGCT CATTCCGGCAGTGTCCTATCCGCCTTCTCCTCCTACAAGCTAGAAGCGATAGAGCTCCAGAAGTCCAAGATGAACCGTCTAAAACCCGTCACCGATGATGAAATGCAAGGCACGAAGGAACAGCACTACTTCGCCAAGTTCCTGACTAATCAGAAACTGCTGGAACTTCAATTGTCGGACTCGAATTTTAGGAGATGTGTGCTCATACAGTTTTTGATACTGTTCCAGTATTTGTCGTCAAGTGTTAAGTTTAAGAT GGAAACTCAAGAGCTAAAAAAAGATCAGACAGACTGGGTAAAAGAGACTACAACCTTGATATACAAGTTGCTAGGAGAGACTCCGCCTGACGGGCAGCGGTTTGCGGAGTGTGTACAGCACATACTCAAGAGAGAGGAGCATTGGAATGCTTGGAAGAATGATGGGTGCCCTG AGTTCCAGAAGCCAAAACCTCCAGCATCAGGTGACGATGAGATTCGCAAGAGCAAAGTCCGTAGACGCCCCGTCGGAGACATCATCAAGGAATATGAGGGTCAACAGAAATGCTATTTGGGAAA CAATGATCTGACCAAGCTGTGGAACCTGTGTCCAGACAATCTTTCCGCCTGTCGCACTAAAGAACGGGACTTCATGCCTTCACTAC AGAGCTACATGGCAACAGCTTTGGAACCAGGCGTCGGTGCGCGGAGAACAGCTGACGGTGCTTGGGGCTGGCGCGCTCTACGGCTACTAGCGAGACGGTCACCACACTTCTTCATACACACTAATACGCCTATAGGCCGGTTACCCGACTACTTGGCTGACATG GTGAAACGCGTAACCCGCGATGCTACGTTGGCGGAGTCGAGTAGTAACGGCGATGCTGGCGTCACCATCAAGCAAGAGCTCAAACAG GAGCCCACCGAGGAGGAGGTGAATGAAGAACAGATGGAGGAGGTGATGATAAAGGAGGAGGACAACAATGATATGGAGCAG GTCCCCGACTCAACAAACGACGAATACGACGACAAAGCCGCCCGCTCCCGCGTCACTATGCTAACACCGGCACAAATGGACGCGCTCTGCCCCGCGCTCGGTGACTGGAAGAAACTCGCCGCCAAACTAGGGTACAAGCCCGACGAAATACAGTTTTTCGAGTCTGAAAACGCTACGGACTTACTCAGAGCGAAGAACATGCTTCAACTGTGGTGTGATGACGATGAGGATGCTTCGGTGGAAAACTTACTTTATATCATGGAGGGGCTGGGGATGGTAGAAGCGTGTGAAGCTCTTAAGAACGCTAAGTGA